The following proteins come from a genomic window of Corallococcus sp. NCRR:
- a CDS encoding M3 family metallopeptidase, whose translation MKGSEALAGTPDAYKALCKADLERAQAQVAALKKLDPKTNGQGVLKAYDEAQTAILNAANRSSLTHEVHPDAAMRDASRECEQQVDAANVALSQDRGVYDALSLVDLSKQDAATRHWVDRTLLDFRRAGVDRDEATRARVKTLNEEILKLGQQFGQNIAEDTRSVAFTPKDLDGLPEDYKKAHAPGADGKVVITSNYPDYFPFMTYAKNAKAREKLWRTYRQRAFPKNQAVLAQLIEKRDELAKLLGYDTYAAFTTETRMTRTQQAAADFIDQLAQATEARAKKEMADLLSRKKKDVKGATVVEPWDQDYYEDRLRAEKFGFDSQAVRPYLEYARVKDGVMGITSSLWGVAFQPVKDAKTWHADVEAYDVVDNGKPLGRIYLDMHPRDDKYKHAAQFDLVTGELDKRLPEAVLVCNFPRPGDLMTHDEVGTFFHEFGHLMHTIFSGHQKWTPISGISMERDFVETPSMLLQQWAEQPEVLKSFAKHHETNEPIPAELVEKLRASKEFGQGLYARRQLFLSAVSLQYYSRAPGFDTSAVLAELQKKLSPFRHEYRDGTHFELAFGHLDGYSAAYYTYLWSSVIAKDLESKFQENGYLDRDTAMHYRKTVLEPGGSKPAAEQVKDFLGRPYGFEAYRAYLDGTAKTTGTAKETK comes from the coding sequence ATGAAGGGCTCGGAAGCGCTGGCCGGCACGCCGGACGCCTACAAGGCCCTGTGCAAGGCGGACCTGGAGCGCGCGCAGGCGCAGGTGGCCGCGCTGAAGAAGCTGGACCCGAAGACGAACGGCCAGGGCGTCCTCAAGGCCTACGACGAGGCGCAGACGGCCATCCTCAACGCGGCCAACCGCTCCAGCCTCACGCACGAGGTGCACCCGGACGCCGCCATGCGCGACGCGTCCCGCGAGTGCGAGCAGCAGGTGGACGCGGCCAACGTGGCGCTGTCGCAGGACCGCGGCGTCTACGACGCGCTGTCGCTGGTGGACCTGTCCAAGCAGGACGCGGCCACGCGCCACTGGGTGGATCGCACGCTCCTGGACTTCCGCCGCGCGGGCGTGGACCGGGATGAGGCCACGCGCGCCAGGGTGAAGACGCTCAACGAGGAGATCCTCAAGCTGGGCCAGCAGTTCGGGCAGAACATCGCGGAGGACACGCGCAGCGTGGCCTTCACGCCCAAGGACCTGGACGGGCTGCCGGAGGACTACAAGAAGGCGCACGCGCCCGGCGCGGACGGCAAGGTGGTCATCACCAGCAACTACCCGGACTACTTCCCGTTCATGACGTACGCGAAGAACGCGAAGGCGCGCGAGAAGCTCTGGCGCACCTACCGTCAGCGCGCGTTCCCCAAGAACCAGGCGGTGCTCGCGCAGCTCATCGAGAAGCGCGACGAGCTGGCGAAGCTCCTGGGCTACGACACCTACGCGGCCTTCACGACCGAGACGCGCATGACGCGCACGCAGCAGGCCGCGGCGGACTTCATCGACCAGCTGGCGCAGGCCACGGAGGCCCGCGCGAAGAAGGAGATGGCGGACCTGCTGTCGCGCAAGAAGAAGGACGTGAAGGGCGCCACCGTGGTGGAGCCCTGGGACCAGGACTACTACGAGGACCGGCTGCGCGCGGAGAAGTTCGGGTTCGACTCGCAGGCGGTGCGGCCCTACCTGGAGTACGCGCGGGTGAAGGACGGCGTGATGGGCATCACCTCCAGCCTGTGGGGGGTGGCCTTCCAGCCGGTGAAGGACGCGAAGACGTGGCACGCCGACGTGGAGGCCTACGACGTCGTGGACAACGGCAAGCCGCTGGGCCGCATCTACCTGGACATGCACCCGCGCGACGACAAGTACAAGCACGCGGCGCAGTTCGACCTGGTCACCGGTGAGCTGGACAAGCGCCTGCCGGAGGCCGTGCTGGTGTGCAACTTCCCGCGCCCCGGCGACCTGATGACGCACGACGAGGTGGGGACGTTCTTCCACGAGTTCGGCCACCTGATGCACACCATCTTCTCCGGCCACCAGAAGTGGACGCCCATCTCCGGCATCTCCATGGAGCGCGACTTCGTGGAGACGCCGTCCATGCTGTTGCAGCAGTGGGCGGAGCAGCCGGAGGTGCTCAAGAGCTTCGCCAAGCACCACGAGACCAACGAGCCCATCCCCGCGGAGCTGGTGGAGAAGCTGCGCGCGTCGAAGGAGTTCGGCCAGGGCCTGTACGCGCGCCGGCAGCTGTTCCTGTCCGCGGTCAGCCTCCAGTACTACTCGCGCGCGCCGGGCTTCGACACGTCCGCGGTGCTCGCGGAGCTGCAGAAGAAGCTGTCCCCCTTCCGCCACGAGTACCGCGACGGCACCCACTTCGAGCTCGCCTTCGGGCACCTGGATGGGTACTCGGCCGCGTACTACACGTACCTCTGGTCCTCCGTCATCGCGAAGGACCTGGAGTCGAAGTTCCAGGAGAACGGCTACCTGGACCGTGACACGGCCATGCACTACCGCAAGACGGTGCTGGAGCCCGGCGGCTCCAAGCCCGCCGCGGAGCAGGTAAAGGACTTCCTCGGCCGGCCGTACGGCTTCGAGGCCTACCGCGCGTACCTCGACGGCACCGCGAAGACGACGGGCACCGCGAAGGAAACGAAGTAG
- a CDS encoding MFS transporter: MEFLDSTALSTALPTLSVAFGTDPVHLKLALTSYILALAVLAPASGWIADRFGPRRVFMTAMVVFLVGSVLCGFSQTLAQLVVFRTVQGLGGALMVPVGRLIVVNSAPREKLVSAMSWFTMPALLGPLLGPPLAGLILGVADWPWIFFINVPVGLLGLWAVARFVPPLEQPDPGPFDTKGFAIAVVAITALMGAAETVGIGLVPWPVQAAITLVAVGALGAYVRHARRTPRPVLNLRLFKVDTFRASMMGGALVRIGLGATPFLLPLLFQVALGWGPLEAGLVTIGTGLGAFACKPVAPALIRRVGFRQTLIASNLLTAVVTAVPAFFGVTTPIPLIIGTLVFSGFMRSLQFTATNTMAYADLPKESVSNASTLAVVTQQMALSVGISFGGLMLHVARGGGDVRLTPDRFLLPFLAIGFVSSLAGPLFRRLRPDAGEHIGGRAAARG; encoded by the coding sequence ATGGAGTTCCTGGACTCCACGGCGCTGTCCACCGCGCTGCCCACGCTGTCCGTGGCGTTCGGCACCGACCCCGTCCACCTCAAGCTCGCGCTGACGTCGTACATCCTGGCCCTGGCGGTGCTCGCGCCCGCGAGCGGGTGGATCGCCGACCGCTTCGGTCCGCGCCGCGTCTTCATGACCGCCATGGTCGTGTTCCTCGTGGGCTCCGTGCTGTGCGGCTTCTCCCAGACGCTCGCGCAGCTCGTCGTCTTCCGCACGGTGCAGGGCCTGGGCGGCGCGTTGATGGTGCCCGTGGGCCGGCTCATCGTCGTGAACTCAGCGCCGCGCGAGAAGCTGGTGTCCGCGATGAGCTGGTTCACCATGCCCGCGCTGTTGGGGCCGCTGTTGGGGCCGCCGCTCGCGGGCCTCATCCTGGGCGTCGCGGACTGGCCGTGGATCTTCTTCATCAACGTGCCGGTGGGCCTCTTGGGCTTGTGGGCCGTGGCGCGCTTCGTGCCCCCGCTGGAGCAGCCGGACCCGGGCCCCTTCGACACGAAGGGCTTCGCCATCGCCGTGGTCGCCATCACCGCGCTGATGGGCGCGGCGGAGACGGTGGGCATCGGCCTGGTGCCGTGGCCCGTGCAGGCGGCCATCACGCTGGTGGCGGTGGGGGCGCTGGGGGCCTACGTGCGGCACGCGCGGCGCACGCCGCGCCCGGTGCTCAACCTGCGCCTGTTCAAGGTGGACACCTTCCGCGCCAGCATGATGGGCGGCGCGCTGGTGCGCATCGGGCTGGGCGCGACGCCCTTCCTCCTGCCGCTGCTCTTCCAGGTGGCCCTGGGCTGGGGGCCGCTGGAGGCGGGGCTCGTCACCATCGGGACGGGGCTGGGGGCCTTCGCGTGCAAGCCGGTGGCGCCCGCGCTCATCCGCCGCGTGGGCTTCCGTCAGACGCTCATCGCCTCCAACCTGCTCACCGCCGTGGTGACGGCCGTGCCCGCCTTCTTCGGCGTCACCACGCCCATCCCGCTCATCATCGGCACGCTGGTGTTCAGCGGCTTCATGCGCTCCTTGCAGTTCACCGCCACCAACACGATGGCCTACGCGGACCTCCCCAAGGAGTCGGTGAGCAACGCCTCCACCCTCGCGGTGGTGACGCAGCAGATGGCGCTGAGCGTGGGCATCAGCTTCGGCGGCCTGATGCTGCACGTGGCGCGCGGCGGCGGTGACGTGCGCCTCACGCCGGACCGCTTCCTGCTCCCGTTCCTCGCCATCGGCTTCGTGTCGTCGCTGGCCGGGCCGCTCTTCCGCCGGCTGCGTCCGGACGCGGGCGAGCACATCGGCGGCAGGGCCGCGGCGCGCGGCTGA
- the infC gene encoding translation initiation factor IF-3 produces the protein MIREQRNSSRGPNRDQRTNRRIRAREVRVVGSDGSQLGVMTIEAALEKARSESLDLVEVSPMAKPPVCKIMDYGKFKYEEKKKASDAKRTQVVIQLKEVKLRPKTEEHDYEFKVRNTRRFIEEGNKAKVVIQFRGREITHKELGSAILDDVIKDLKDVAVAEQLPRMEGRQMYMILAPTPKVAQKAREQARQAAAAARKSPPPGTGKKPQAAGAPGAEGASTAPVEADGASDASDASTDEAPDAAPATT, from the coding sequence ATCATTCGCGAACAGAGAAATAGCAGCCGCGGTCCCAACCGGGACCAGAGAACCAACCGCCGCATCCGCGCGCGGGAAGTCCGTGTCGTGGGCTCCGATGGTTCGCAGCTCGGAGTCATGACCATCGAGGCGGCGCTGGAAAAGGCCCGCTCCGAGTCGCTCGACCTGGTCGAAGTCAGCCCGATGGCCAAGCCGCCGGTCTGCAAGATCATGGACTACGGCAAGTTCAAGTACGAGGAGAAGAAGAAGGCCTCGGACGCGAAGCGCACGCAGGTGGTCATCCAGCTCAAGGAAGTGAAGCTCCGTCCCAAGACGGAGGAGCACGACTACGAGTTCAAGGTGCGCAACACCCGCCGGTTCATCGAAGAGGGCAACAAGGCCAAGGTCGTCATCCAGTTCCGCGGGCGTGAAATCACGCACAAGGAGTTGGGCAGCGCCATCCTCGATGACGTCATCAAGGACCTGAAGGACGTGGCCGTGGCGGAGCAGCTGCCGCGCATGGAAGGCCGGCAGATGTACATGATCCTGGCCCCCACGCCGAAGGTCGCGCAGAAGGCGCGCGAGCAGGCGCGGCAGGCCGCGGCGGCCGCCCGCAAGTCCCCGCCCCCTGGCACTGGCAAGAAGCCCCAGGCGGCCGGTGCTCCGGGTGCGGAAGGTGCCTCCACGGCTCCGGTCGAAGCCGACGGTGCCAGCGACGCCAGCGACGCCTCGACGGACGAAGCGCCGGACGCCGCGCCCGCGACGACGTAG
- a CDS encoding S1 family peptidase, translating into MVALGAGWVLACLLACGPVESRPSEALGARGQALVQGMDAPGDPAAVALVARRTRCGGEAPVLLCSGALIAPDVVLTAAHCLAVFGEGGPYEVFLGPTLLPEPGPGGRFVRVTRAVVHPEFVPATHTWDAALLRLAVPVTDVPPLRLPQAGDVPVAPGDLVRAVGYGDTKDAAQPAGQRRQGGLQVTGVTGGAFQAGPAPAMTCVGDSGGPVLGGPVGNEVLLGLTVSGDVACRTEAVQLRVDALGDFIRPFLEEAPPPAPTGTLPLEALCEASCASDADCPSGLRCVSAGEAPARCLLPSLQAGTYGAACTEDAACGEKGVCARLEVDGDDACRCFTPCEAIVDPLTPEMDRPGVKCGCGSGPGGLGATLAVLLGLFRRRSRDSA; encoded by the coding sequence GTGGTTGCGCTCGGGGCCGGGTGGGTGCTCGCCTGCCTGCTCGCCTGCGGTCCGGTGGAATCCAGACCCTCTGAAGCCCTGGGGGCCAGGGGGCAGGCCCTGGTCCAGGGGATGGACGCGCCCGGGGACCCGGCGGCGGTGGCGCTGGTGGCTCGGCGCACGCGCTGTGGAGGGGAGGCGCCGGTGCTCCTCTGCTCGGGCGCCCTCATCGCCCCGGACGTGGTGCTGACGGCGGCGCACTGCCTGGCCGTCTTCGGGGAGGGGGGCCCCTACGAGGTCTTCCTGGGCCCCACGCTGCTCCCGGAGCCCGGGCCCGGCGGGCGGTTCGTGCGGGTCACCCGGGCGGTGGTCCACCCGGAGTTCGTCCCGGCCACGCACACCTGGGACGCCGCGCTCCTGCGGCTGGCGGTGCCCGTGACGGACGTCCCGCCCCTCCGGCTCCCCCAGGCGGGGGACGTCCCGGTGGCGCCGGGGGACCTGGTGCGGGCGGTGGGGTACGGGGACACGAAGGACGCGGCCCAACCCGCGGGCCAGCGGCGGCAGGGCGGGCTCCAGGTGACGGGCGTCACCGGCGGCGCCTTCCAGGCCGGCCCCGCCCCGGCCATGACCTGCGTGGGGGACAGCGGCGGTCCGGTGCTGGGGGGCCCGGTGGGGAACGAGGTGCTCCTGGGCCTCACCGTCAGCGGGGACGTGGCCTGCCGCACGGAGGCGGTCCAACTGCGGGTGGACGCGCTGGGGGACTTCATCCGTCCCTTCCTGGAGGAGGCCCCGCCCCCCGCGCCCACCGGGACGCTTCCCCTGGAGGCCCTCTGTGAGGCGTCCTGCGCGAGCGACGCGGACTGTCCCTCGGGGCTGCGGTGCGTCAGCGCCGGGGAGGCCCCGGCCCGGTGCCTCCTGCCCTCGCTCCAGGCCGGGACCTACGGCGCGGCCTGCACGGAGGACGCCGCCTGCGGCGAGAAGGGCGTGTGCGCCCGGTTGGAGGTGGACGGGGACGACGCCTGCCGCTGCTTCACCCCCTGCGAGGCCATCGTCGACCCGCTGACACCGGAGATGGACCGGCCCGGCGTCAAATGCGGGTGCGGCAGCGGCCCCGGTGGCCTGGGCGCTACACTCGCCGTCCTGCTGGGGCTGTTCAGGCGACGGTCGCGTGACTCCGCGTGA
- a CDS encoding transglycosylase SLT domain-containing protein, translating to MDYKIKSGDTLSALAKRFNTDVDSLVKANPNITNKDLIYADANLNIPGSKDDFQAQGVSKGPDLTGGAQQTQGAQAVGDVPPGQVGDWIKQAMDILKANGVPADKMNPQDIAKIIQHESSGNPNAINLWDSNAQKGTPSIGLMQTIQPTFDAHKLPGHDNIRNPVDNIIAGVRYSIERYGSVSNVPGIKGLNSGGGYVGY from the coding sequence ATGGACTACAAGATCAAGTCGGGCGACACGCTGAGCGCGCTGGCCAAGCGCTTCAACACGGATGTGGATTCGCTGGTGAAGGCGAACCCGAACATCACGAACAAGGACCTCATCTACGCGGATGCGAATCTCAACATCCCGGGCAGCAAGGATGACTTCCAGGCGCAGGGTGTCTCCAAGGGGCCGGACCTGACGGGCGGCGCGCAGCAGACGCAGGGCGCGCAGGCCGTGGGTGACGTGCCCCCGGGCCAGGTGGGCGACTGGATCAAGCAGGCCATGGACATCCTCAAGGCCAACGGCGTCCCGGCGGACAAGATGAACCCGCAGGACATCGCGAAGATCATCCAGCACGAGTCCAGCGGGAACCCGAACGCCATCAACCTCTGGGACTCCAACGCCCAGAAGGGCACGCCGTCCATCGGCCTGATGCAGACCATCCAGCCGACTTTCGACGCGCACAAGCTCCCGGGCCACGACAACATCCGCAACCCGGTGGACAACATCATCGCCGGCGTCCGCTACTCCATCGAGCGCTACGGCTCCGTGTCCAACGTCCCCGGCATCAAGGGCCTGAACAGCGGCGGCGGCTACGTCGGCTACTGA
- a CDS encoding DUF2267 domain-containing protein — MAQAHETETEKQERHARRHEAHLRATYAAFIHHLCDLSALPPALAESAAVSVLSALERRLMPNGARNLESQLPRLLVEFLPPPEERPRHPHRFGREEFIASVAEDLQMPVDQAEVVVRAVLRAFQDQISEGEADKVASNLPADLQALWRLTQ, encoded by the coding sequence ATGGCCCAGGCCCACGAAACCGAAACCGAGAAGCAGGAACGCCACGCGCGGCGGCATGAAGCCCACCTGCGCGCCACCTACGCGGCGTTCATCCATCACCTGTGTGATTTGAGCGCCCTGCCTCCCGCGCTCGCGGAGTCCGCCGCCGTGTCGGTGCTGAGCGCGCTGGAGCGCAGGCTCATGCCCAACGGGGCGCGCAACCTGGAGTCCCAGCTGCCTCGGCTGCTGGTGGAGTTCCTGCCGCCGCCGGAGGAGCGCCCCCGGCACCCCCACCGCTTCGGTCGCGAGGAGTTCATCGCCTCCGTGGCGGAGGACCTCCAGATGCCGGTGGACCAGGCGGAGGTGGTGGTCCGCGCGGTGCTGCGCGCCTTCCAGGACCAGATTTCGGAAGGCGAGGCGGACAAGGTGGCCAGCAACCTGCCCGCGGACCTGCAGGCCCTCTGGCGCCTCACGCAGTAA
- a CDS encoding HAD-IG family 5'-nucleotidase, with protein MAPHFSGPPPERGLFCNRTLNMRAIKAVGYDMDYTLIHYRVEAWERRAYEYIRDRLVEQGWPVADLTFDPMLAIRGLIIDTAKGNLLKANRFGFVKKALHGSRPMDFESQREAYTRTVIDLADRRWVFLNTLFSLSEACIYAQLVDRLDAGQLPGPMGYADLYEHVRKNLDATHMQGRLKAEIIADPERYVIDDPETPLALLDQKNAGKKVLLITNSEWAYTEPMMHFAFDRHLPEGMTWRQLFDVVIVSARKPEFFTTRSTLFEVVEANGEALLRPHSGPLDKNKPYFGGSALELERHLGLSGDEILYVGDHMFGDVHVSKNVLRWRTALILRELEDEVRAIAAFRATEVRIGERMLKKERLEAESCQVRLELQRRKHHYGPRVEDTTEGELVTRLTELRAELEALDAELGPMARAAGELSNPHWGLLTRAGNDKSHLARQVERYADIYTSRVSNFLFATPFVYLRSPRGSLPHDPSIPGGTPVFTTGDGAGSGPAE; from the coding sequence ATGGCTCCTCACTTCTCCGGTCCCCCGCCCGAGCGCGGTCTGTTCTGCAACCGCACCCTGAACATGCGCGCCATCAAGGCCGTGGGCTACGACATGGACTACACGCTCATCCACTATCGCGTGGAGGCGTGGGAACGCCGCGCCTACGAATACATTCGCGACCGTCTGGTGGAGCAGGGCTGGCCCGTGGCCGACCTGACCTTCGACCCGATGCTCGCCATCCGCGGGCTCATCATCGACACGGCCAAGGGCAACCTCCTCAAGGCCAACCGCTTCGGCTTCGTGAAGAAGGCCCTGCACGGCAGCCGCCCCATGGACTTCGAGTCCCAGCGCGAGGCCTATACCCGCACCGTCATCGACCTGGCGGACCGGCGCTGGGTGTTCCTCAACACGCTGTTCTCCCTCTCCGAGGCCTGCATCTACGCGCAGCTCGTGGACCGCCTGGACGCCGGCCAGCTCCCCGGTCCCATGGGCTACGCGGACCTCTACGAGCACGTGCGCAAGAACCTGGACGCCACGCACATGCAGGGACGCCTCAAGGCCGAAATCATCGCGGACCCCGAGCGATACGTCATCGACGACCCGGAGACGCCGCTCGCGCTGCTGGACCAGAAGAACGCCGGCAAGAAGGTGCTGCTCATCACCAACAGCGAGTGGGCCTACACGGAGCCCATGATGCACTTCGCCTTCGACCGGCACCTGCCCGAAGGCATGACCTGGCGGCAGCTCTTCGACGTGGTCATCGTCAGCGCGCGCAAGCCCGAGTTCTTCACCACGCGCTCCACCCTCTTCGAGGTGGTGGAGGCGAATGGTGAAGCACTCTTGCGGCCGCACTCCGGACCGCTCGACAAGAACAAGCCCTACTTCGGCGGCAGCGCGCTGGAGCTGGAGCGGCACCTGGGCCTGTCCGGCGACGAAATCCTCTACGTGGGCGACCACATGTTCGGCGACGTGCACGTGAGCAAGAACGTGCTGCGCTGGCGCACCGCGCTCATCCTGCGCGAGCTGGAGGACGAGGTGCGCGCCATCGCCGCCTTCCGAGCCACCGAGGTGCGCATTGGCGAGCGCATGCTCAAGAAGGAGCGCCTGGAGGCGGAGAGCTGCCAGGTGCGCCTGGAGCTCCAGCGGCGCAAGCACCATTACGGCCCTCGCGTGGAGGACACCACGGAGGGCGAGCTGGTGACGCGGCTCACGGAGCTGCGCGCGGAGCTGGAGGCGCTGGACGCGGAGCTGGGCCCCATGGCCCGCGCGGCCGGCGAGCTGTCCAACCCGCACTGGGGCCTGCTCACCCGCGCCGGCAACGACAAGAGCCACCTGGCGCGGCAGGTGGAGCGCTACGCGGACATCTACACGTCGCGCGTGAGCAACTTCCTCTTCGCCACGCCGTTCGTCTACCTGCGCAGCCCGCGCGGCAGCCTCCCGCACGACCCCAGCATCCCCGGCGGAACCCCGGTGTTCACCACCGGGGACGGCGCGGGCAGCGGCCCTGCGGAGTAG